The stretch of DNA CCCGCCTGCACTACCGGCCGCGAGCCGCGACCGAACTCGACACCCAGCCGGACGGCCCGCTCTGGCGTGCGGCGCAGGCGTTCCGGCTCGTCACCCTGGTGTATGCGATCAGCTACCAGGTCGTGTCCGTGCAGTACTACACCCACCAGCGGCTGAGCTGGTTCCTCGTCGCCCTGATGGCGGTGTGGTCCGGACTGTCGGCGGTCCTGCTGTCCCACGGAAAGGTCCCGCGCTACCAGGTCGTGATCGCCGACCAGCTGATCGTCATCGCGTTGATGGCGTCGACGCGCCTCGTCTCCGATCCCGACTGGTACAACCACCATCAGACGCTGCCGACGACGCTGTGGGTCACCAACGCGGTGATCTCCGCCGCCGTCTTCGGCGGGCCGTGGCTCGGCATGGCGTCCGGCGTGCTCATGGCGACCGTGAGCGCTGTGGTGCGCGACCAGATCAACCTCGACCTGTGGAAGGACGCGACGGCGCCCGTCCTGGTGTCGGTGGGGCTGGCGCTCGGGCTCGCCACCACCACCGCGCGGCGCGCGCAGGCCCAGCTGGAGCAGGCGGTGCGGTTGGCCGCCGCCACCGAGGAACGGGAGCGACTCGCCCGCGAGGTGCACGACGGCGTCCTCCAGGTGCTCGCGCTCGTCCGTCGCAGGGGCAACGAGATCGGCGGGCCCGCAGCCGAACTCGCGGAGCTCGCCGGGGAACAGGAGGTGGCGCTGCGCATGCTGATCTCCGAGCAGGGCGCGGGAGTCGCGTCGGATCTGGGTGGGAGCGCGATCGATGTGCGACTGCTGCTGGGCACGCGGGCGAGCACCACGGTGTCCGTGTCGAGTCCGGCGGATCCGGTGACGATCGAGCGCGGGCGGGCGACCGA from Rhodococcus opacus B4 encodes:
- the macS gene encoding MacS family sensor histidine kinase, which translates into the protein MTDESEHRTRLHYRPRAATELDTQPDGPLWRAAQAFRLVTLVYAISYQVVSVQYYTHQRLSWFLVALMAVWSGLSAVLLSHGKVPRYQVVIADQLIVIALMASTRLVSDPDWYNHHQTLPTTLWVTNAVISAAVFGGPWLGMASGVLMATVSAVVRDQINLDLWKDATAPVLVSVGLALGLATTTARRAQAQLEQAVRLAAATEERERLAREVHDGVLQVLALVRRRGNEIGGPAAELAELAGEQEVALRMLISEQGAGVASDLGGSAIDVRLLLGTRASTTVSVSSPADPVTIERGRATELVAIVDTALSNVARHAGTGAKAYVLLEDLGEEVIVSVRDDGTGIAPGRLAEAEAEGRMGVSKSILGRVGALGGTAELDTEPGQGTEWEIRVPKGDETHG